The Amycolatopsis camponoti genome segment CGTGCAGGGCGAGAAGGTCTGGCAGAGCCTGCGGTCCGAGGACGACCCCGAGGCCGTCAAGACGCTGCACGACGGGCAGACGTTCCCGTACGGCAAGACCCCGGCCAACCCGGTCGGGCAGGCCCTGCCGGACAAGGGGTCGGTGACCCCGCAGCAGCTGGTGTTCGACCAGACCGGTTCGGCGTCGACCGCGACGCCGTCCACTGTGGACGTCCCGGCCCCGGCCGCGCAGGAGCCCGCCCGCGGCATGTTCGACAACGGCGTGCTGCCGGGCGACATGCTGACCGACAAGCACGGCATGTCGAACGCGCTGGTCGTGTCCGGCTCGAAGACCGCCAGCGGCCACCCGGTCGCCGTCTTCGGCCCGCAGACCGGGTACTTCGCCCCGCAGCTGCTCCTGCTGCAGGAGCTGCAGGGCCCGGGCATCAGCGCCCGCGGCGCGGCCTTCGCCGGGCTGAGCATGTACGTGCTGCTGGGCCGCGGCCAGGACTACTCGTGGAGCGCGACGACGTCGGCGCAGGACATCATCGACACCTACGCGCTCACCCTGTGCGACCCGAGCGGCAAGGCACCGACGAAGGACTCGAACTACTACACCTACCAGGGCCAGTGCGTGCCGATGGACACCGTGGAGGTCAAGGACTCCTGGAGCCCGACGGTGGCCGACGGCACCGCGGCCGGCTCGTACACCCTGCGTGCCTACCGCACGAAGTACGGCCCGGTGGCCAGCCGGGCGACGGTCGGCGGCAAGCCCGTGGCGTACGCGCAGCTGCGGTCCTCGCTCTTCCACGAGGCCGACTCGCTGATCGGCTTCCAGGAGCTGAACGACCCGGGCTTCGTCAAGTCCGCGGCGGACTTCCAGAAGGCCGCGGCCGACATCAACTTCACGTTCAACTGGTTCTACGCCGACTCGAAGGACATCGCGTACTTCAACTCCGGCGCGAACCCGGCCCGGCAGTCCAATGTGGATCCGAACATGCCGGTGTGGGGTGACCAGGGGCACGACTGGACCGGCTGGAACCCGAACGGCAACGTCGCGACCTACACCCCGGCGTCGCAGCACCCGCAGTCGGTCAACCAGGACTACTACGTCAGCTGGAACAACGCGCAGGCCAACGGCTACGCGGCGGCGGGCGCGGACAAGTCCGCCGTACACCGCGTCGACCTGCTCGACTCGCGCGTCAAGAAGCTGATCTCCAGCGGCACCAAGGTCACCCGGGTCAACCTGACCCAGGCGATGGAGGACGCCGCGCTGTCCGACCTGCGTGCCGAGCGCGTCCTGCCGCTGCTGCTGCAGGTGCTCGACAAGACGCCGACCACCGGTGCGGCGGCCGACGCCGAGGCGAAGCTCAAGACGTGGCTCACGCACGGTCAGCAGCGCAAGGAGACTTCGGCGGGCAGCAAGGCCTACACCGACGCCGACGCGATCCGGATCTTCGACGCGTGGTGGCCGCTGCTGGTCCAGGCGGAGTTCAAGCCGGGCATGGGCGACAACGCCTACAACGCGATGACGGGCGTGCTGGGCATCAACGAAAGCCCGTCCGGCTTCCAGAACGGCAACGGCCAGCACACCGGCCAGCCGCACAAGGGCTCGTCGTTCCAGTTCGGCTGGTGGGGTTACGTCAGCAAGGACATCCGGCAGGTGCTCGGCCAGCCGGTGGCCGGCCCGCTGGCCAGCACGTTCTGCGGCGGCGGCAACGTCACGACGTGCCGCCAGGCGCTCGTCGACTCGCTGACCACCGCCGCGGGCCAGGCCGCGAACACCGTCTACCCCGGTGACGCGAACTGCTCCGCGGGCGACCAGTGGTGTGCCGACACGATCGTGCACAACCCGCTGGGCGGCATCACGCAGGACAAGATCAGCTGGCAAAACCGCCCGACGTTCCAGCAGGTCGTCGAGTACACCGCGCACCGCGGCGACAACATCGCGAACCTCGCACCGGGCAAGACGGTCAGCGCCACCAGCGCCGAGACCGGCTTCTACCCGTCGCCGGCGGCGAACGCGATCGACGGGAACGCCTCGACCCGCTGGGCCAGCGACTGGAGCGACGACCAGGCGATCACCGTCGACCTCGGTTCGGTGCAGCAGGTCTCTCGGGTCGGGCTCAGCTGGGAATCCGCCTACGGCAAGAGCTACAAGATCCAGACCTCACCGGATGCGGTGAACTGGACGGACGCGGCGGTCGTCACGGACGGGGACGGCGGCCAGGACAACTTGTCCTTCGCGCCGGCCCAGGCCAGGTTCGTGAAGCTGCAAGGCGTCCAACGCGGGACGAAGTACGGGTACTCGCTCTACGAGTTCGAGGTCTTCGCCCACTGAAGGAGCCAGGCCGGCTCGCCCCTGGACGCGGGGGCGGGCCGGCCGTCTTCGTCACAGTGACCGGGGCATGACCTGCGGTTACCGTGATCGCATGGACGACTGGACGCCCCGCACCAAGGCCATCGCCGCCGGCCGGCCGCACGGCCCCGGCGAGCCGCTGAACACCCCGCTCGTCGCCACGAGCACCTACCGGGCCGGTGGCGATGCCGTCTACGCGCGCGGTGACGGGACGCCGACCTGGCACGCGCTCGAGGAGACCATCGGGGCGCTGGAAGGCGGCCACGCGACGGCGTTCGCGTCCGGCGTCGCGACGCTGTCCGCCGTGCTGGACCTGCTGCCGGTCGGGTCGCGGGTGGTCGTGCCGACGTTCAGCTACGCCGTGACGCGCGGGGTGCTCGCGCACGCGCAGAAGCTCGGCAAGCTCGCCGTCACCGAGCTCGAGCCGACCGACACCGCGGCCTGGGTCGCCGAGGCCGCGACGTCCGACCTGGTCTGGCTCGAGTCGCCGACCAACCCGACGCTCGACGTGATGGACATCGAGACCATCGCCGCCGCCGCGCGCGGCCGGGTCGTCGTGGACAACACCTTCGCGACGCCGTTGCAGCAGCGGCCCCTCGAGCTCGGCGCCGACGTCGTGGTGCACAGCGCGACCAAGCTGATCGGCGGGCACAGCGACCTGCTGCTGGGCATCACCGTCGCCAAGGATCCCGAGGTCGCTGCCGAGCTGAAGGGCGCGCGGACCCGCGTCGGCTCGACGCCGGGCGCGCTCGAAGCCTGGCTCGCGCTGCGCGGCCTGCGGACCATGCCGGTCCGGCTGGCCGAGCAGTCCCGCACCGCCGCGCTGCTGGCGTCGCGCCTCGATGAGCACCCCGCGGTGACGCGGGTGCGCTACCCGGGCTTCGGGATGATGGTCGCCTTCGAGCTGGACGGCGCCGAGGCCGCCGACCGCTTCTGCGCGTCGACCCGGCTGATCGTCCCGGCGACGAGCCTCGGTGGCGTCGAAAGCCTGGTCGAACGGCGGGCGTGGCTCCCGGGCGAGGAGCGCGTGCCGGGCGGGTTGATCCGGTTCAGCGTCGGCCTGGAAGACCCTGACGACCTGTGGCGGGACCTGAACAGCGCGTTAGCGGAGTAACGCGGGTCGACAAATCGTCGATAGTCGCGGCATCGCAGGTCAACCGCCGTTGGGAGTCATCGTGGGTAGAACGCTGAACCGGGTCGCGGGTGTCGTTTCGGCGGCGGCGCTGGCCACCTTCGCCGCCGCGCCGGTCGCGCTGGCGCAGGAGACCGACACGACGGCTCCCGACACGACGACCACGACGTCCACTGTGTCCACTTCGGAGACGACGACCACCACGGCCCCGGCCACGACCGAGACCACGACCCCGGTCACCACGTCGACCACGTCGGCGGACCCGACGACCGGCGTCACCACGACCGGCACCAGGCCGGACACCACGACC includes the following:
- a CDS encoding penicillin acylase family protein, whose amino-acid sequence is MRRGIRTLTLTALAGLVAGLTQVAVTAPAAEAAAAPNDYCGGQCSDILPPGENGSATLAEILAHKVLGTRPAHAADQLGKYSSLAGGYQTLTTGAINQYFNDSSFGVAADQVASTIQPRSDVTIVRDKSLGVPHITGTTRAGTEFGAGYAAGQDRLWLMDVLRHAARGQVTSFAGGAQANRELEQSFFANAPYTEAELQKQIDNVAASGPRGAQGLADAQAYVDGINKYITDSHNGRYFPGEYVLTGHVDAITNAGTIDPFKLTDLVALASLVGAEFGAGGGGEVQNAVAKLALQEQYGAVQGEKVWQSLRSEDDPEAVKTLHDGQTFPYGKTPANPVGQALPDKGSVTPQQLVFDQTGSASTATPSTVDVPAPAAQEPARGMFDNGVLPGDMLTDKHGMSNALVVSGSKTASGHPVAVFGPQTGYFAPQLLLLQELQGPGISARGAAFAGLSMYVLLGRGQDYSWSATTSAQDIIDTYALTLCDPSGKAPTKDSNYYTYQGQCVPMDTVEVKDSWSPTVADGTAAGSYTLRAYRTKYGPVASRATVGGKPVAYAQLRSSLFHEADSLIGFQELNDPGFVKSAADFQKAAADINFTFNWFYADSKDIAYFNSGANPARQSNVDPNMPVWGDQGHDWTGWNPNGNVATYTPASQHPQSVNQDYYVSWNNAQANGYAAAGADKSAVHRVDLLDSRVKKLISSGTKVTRVNLTQAMEDAALSDLRAERVLPLLLQVLDKTPTTGAAADAEAKLKTWLTHGQQRKETSAGSKAYTDADAIRIFDAWWPLLVQAEFKPGMGDNAYNAMTGVLGINESPSGFQNGNGQHTGQPHKGSSFQFGWWGYVSKDIRQVLGQPVAGPLASTFCGGGNVTTCRQALVDSLTTAAGQAANTVYPGDANCSAGDQWCADTIVHNPLGGITQDKISWQNRPTFQQVVEYTAHRGDNIANLAPGKTVSATSAETGFYPSPAANAIDGNASTRWASDWSDDQAITVDLGSVQQVSRVGLSWESAYGKSYKIQTSPDAVNWTDAAVVTDGDGGQDNLSFAPAQARFVKLQGVQRGTKYGYSLYEFEVFAH
- a CDS encoding trans-sulfuration enzyme family protein, with the protein product MDDWTPRTKAIAAGRPHGPGEPLNTPLVATSTYRAGGDAVYARGDGTPTWHALEETIGALEGGHATAFASGVATLSAVLDLLPVGSRVVVPTFSYAVTRGVLAHAQKLGKLAVTELEPTDTAAWVAEAATSDLVWLESPTNPTLDVMDIETIAAAARGRVVVDNTFATPLQQRPLELGADVVVHSATKLIGGHSDLLLGITVAKDPEVAAELKGARTRVGSTPGALEAWLALRGLRTMPVRLAEQSRTAALLASRLDEHPAVTRVRYPGFGMMVAFELDGAEAADRFCASTRLIVPATSLGGVESLVERRAWLPGEERVPGGLIRFSVGLEDPDDLWRDLNSALAE